The Gemmatimonadota bacterium DH-78 region GGTCACTGCGCTTCTAGAGAAGCAGGCGGAAGGTGAGGGTGGCCAGCAGGCTCCCGGCCGTGGGGTCGTACACTCCCCCCGACGCCCCTCCCTCGCGGGCCTCGTAGCCGGACAGGTAGGCCAGCTCGCCGTGGAACTGCGTGACGAGCCAGGTGGCCGTGACCCCCCCGAAGAAGAGCACCCGATCGGCCGAGAACCCGTCGAAGGCCACCTCGGTCGCGCCGCCGATCGCCCGCGCGGTGCCGTCGGCGGTCGCGCGATCCCAGCCGAGCCCGGCCTGGATGCCGAGCGCCATCAGCTCGCGCCCGACCGTGGCCCGCAGCGAGGTGGTGGTCACGCCATCGAGCTCGACGGCCTCCGCCGCGAGTCCCTCCACCCCGTCCCACCGAAGCGATCCGCCGTGCCGGCGCACGAGACTCGCCGTCACGCCGGGCAGCGAGAACGACTCCCGCACGAGACCGAGACGGACCCCGTAGCCGAAGGCGGGCACCGCGCCGTCGTAGCCGCCGCCCGAGGGGAGGAAGGCCACTCCGGCCGTCGCCATGAGGTCGACGGCGAGCACCCCGCCCACCGTGGGCCGCGGCCGGAAGCCGTCGAACACGCCCACGGCGACCGCCCCCTGCAGCGAGGGGATCCACGACGACGTCTCGCTCGACTCCGCGCCGGTGCCGTCGATCGCCGGCACCGACACGTCGGCCAGCCCCAGGCGCAGGCTCGCGGCCACCCGAGGAGTGGTGCCGAACCGAAAGCCGAGCGTGGACGCCGACCCCGGAAACTCGTTGCCCCCCGACAGCGTCGATCCGACGCCTCCGATCACGGCTTCCACGCCGAAGGCGGCATCGCGACAGGCGATCGCCCCCGCGCCGCTCGCCGCGCAGCGCTCCACCAGATCGGTGCGGTCCTGGCCCGCGAGCGGGGCGGCCAGCGCGAGCAGCGCCACCGCGGCCGGCCGCAGCCGGCGCGTCAGTCGGTCCACCGGACTCCGCTCCCGCGCTCGATCGCGCCGAGCACCGTCACGGCCTCGCCCGCGGCCTCGAGCTCGGCGGTGACGGCGGCCACCTCGCCCGGGGGCACCACCGCGATCATGCCGATGCCCATGTTGAACACCCGGTACATCTCGTCGCGCTCCACCCCTCCCGCGCGCTGGAGAACCCGGAAGAGCGGCGGCGGCGTCCAGCTGCCCCGATCGACGGCGGCGCCGAGTCCCTCGGGAAGCACGCGGGGCAGGTTGCCGGGAATGCCGCCTCCCGTGATGTGAGCGAGACCGTGCAGCCGATCCCGCTGCAGCAGAGGCCAGAGCAGCGGCAGGTAGCTGCGGTGCACGTCGAGCAGCACCTCGCCCACGGTGCGCTCGAGCTCGGGAAACTCGTCGTCCACACGGAGTCCCATGTGATCGAACACGATCTTGCGCGCGAGGGTGTAACCGTTGGTGTGCAGCCCCGACGAGGCCAGTCCGAGCAGCACGTCGCCCTCGGCGATGGCCGATCCGTCGAGAATGCGGCCGCGCTCGACCAGCCCGACGATGAAGCCGGCGAGGTCGTACTCGTCGTCGGCGTAGAAATCGGGCATCTGGGCGGTTTCACCGCCGAGCAGCGAGCAGGCGTTCTCCTTGCAGGCCTGCGCGACCCCCGTCACCACCTCGGTCACCACCGTCTCGTCCATCGCGCCGGTGGCGAGGTAGTCGAGAAAGAAGAGCGGCCGCGCGCCCTGCACGAGGATGTCGTTGACGCAGTGGTTGACCAGGCACTGGCCCACGGTGTCGTGGCGGCCCGCCATGAAGGCCACCTTGAGCTTCGTGCCCACCCCGTCGGCGCTCGACACGAGCACCGGGCCCTCGACGTCGTCGGGCACGGAGTAGAGGCCGCCGAAGAGGCCGAGCCCGGAGAGGGTGTTGGCATCGCGGGTCTCGGCCACCAGTGCCTTCAGGCGGTCCTTGGCCCGCTCGGCCGCATCGAGGTCGACTCCCGCGTCGCGATAACTCCAGCCACCGTCAGCCATGGATCGTGCTCGTGTCGTGTTCGAAGAAGGTCATCTCACGGAAGTCGTCGACCCGGCGCGCCACCTCGCCGATGCCGAGGGTCCGGAAGCGGTCGACGCTGAAGGCCTCGACCGCGAAGGAGCCGGTGGCGGATCCGTACACCATCGCGGCCCGCAGGGCGGTGGTGTCGATCGTCGGCGCCGAGGCGAGGTAGCCCATGAAGCCGCCCGCGAAGGCGTCGCCCGCACCGGTGGGGTCGTACACCGACTCCAGCGGAAAGCCGGGCACGAAGAAGATGCGCTCGTCGGCGTACAGCATGGCGCCGTGTTCGCCCTTCTTGATCACCACCCACTTCGGCCCCCGCTCGCGGATCCAGCGCGCGGCCTTGAGCAGGTTGGGCTCGTCGGCGAGCTGCCGCGCCTCGGCGTCGTTGACCATGATGAGGTCGACGCGCGCCAGCAGCTTCAGCAGGGCGTCGCGGCTGCCCTCGATCCAGAAGTTCATGGTGTCGCAGGCCACGAGTTCGGGCGACTCCACCTGGTCGAGCACGTCGAGCTGCAGCACCGGATCGATGTTGCCGAGGAAGACGTGCTTCGAGGCGCGGAACGCCTCGGGAATGCGCGGCTGGAACTCGGCGAAGACGCCGAGCCGGGTCCAGAGGGTATCGCGCGAATTGAGGTCGTAGTGGTACCGCCCCTTCCACGAGAAACTCTCGCCGGCCGCCTGCTCGATGCCCGTCAGATCCACCCCTCGCCCGGCGAGGAAGTCGAGATCGGCCATCGGGTAGTCGGCCCCCACCACGCCCACCATCCGCACCGAGGCGGCCTCGAAGAGCGAGGCGGCCGCGGCGAAGTAGTTCGCCGAGCCCCCGAGCACCCGATCGGCCGACCCGAAGGGCGTGTCCACGGTGTCGAGAGCCACACTTCCAACCACGAGAATCGACATGGGCGTCGGGATCAATCCGCCTCCGCCTCACCGCGCTCCATGCGGGTGGGGGCGGACAGGCCGAGAAGGGTGAGTCCATTGCGCAGCACCACCTGAACCGCTCGGGCCAGCACCAGGCGCGCCGAGCGCAGTGCGGGATCGGCGACGAGCACGGCCAGCTCCGGGTTGCGCCCCGGGTTTCCGGCGTGGTACCACCCGTTCACCGCTCCCGCGGTCTGTTCGAGGTAGTCGCACACGAGATGGGGAGCGCGGCCCTCGGAGGCCCGCGCCACCACCTCGGGGAAGGCCGCGAGCTGCTGAATCAGGTCGCGCTCGTGCGGGTCGGTCAGCAGCCCGAGGTCGACTCCCTGGGTCACCACGTCGCCCGGATCCACACCTGCCTTGCCGAAGATGGAGTGCATGCGGGCGTGCGCGTACTGAACCTTGTAGAGCGGGTTCTTGTCGGAGCGGTCGAGCGCCGCGTCCATGTCGAACACCAGGTGCCCCTCGGCCTTCCGCATGAGGAAGAACCACCGGGTGACGTCGACCCCCACCTCGTCGATGAGGTCGCGCAGCGTGGTGTACGATCCCGCGCGCTTCGACACCTTCACCTCCACCCCCTCTCGCTCCACCCGCACCATCTGGTGGAGCAGATACTCGGGATAGCCCTCGGGCAGCCCGAGCGCCCGCAGTCCGGCGCGGACGCGTGCCACGGTGCCGTGGTGATCGGCGCCCTGCACATTGATCGCCCGGTGGAAGCCCCGCTCCCACTTGGTGAGGTGGTAGGCCACATCCGGCAGGAAGTAGGTGGCGGTGCCGTCGCTGCGCAGCATCACCCGGTCCTTGTCGTCGCCGAAGTCGGTGGTGCGCAGCCAGGTCGCCCCCTCGTGCTCGTACACGAGACCGGTCTCGCGCAGGCGAGCCACGGTGTCGTCCACTCGCCCCTCGGCGTAGAGCGACGACTCCAGGTAGAAGCGGTCGAAGCGCACGCGAAAGTCGGCCAGGTCGTCGTTCTGCACCCGACGCAGCGCCTTCACCGCGAAGATCCGCATGGCGTCGAGCGCTTCCTGGCTGTCGTCGAGCCGGTATCCGTCGCCCTCCTGCTCGAGGAAGGCCCGAGCGACATCGGTCACGTACTCGCCCTGATAGCCGTCCTCGGGCACCTCCACTTCGTCGCCGCACACCTGCCGGTAGCGCGCGCGCACCGACTCGGCCAGCCGGTCCATCTGCTTGCCGGAGTCGTTGTAGTAGAACTCCCGGTGCACCTCGTGCCCCGTCCACTCCAGAAGGGCACAGACGGCGTCGCCGAGTGCGGCCTGACGGCCGTGGCCGGCGTGGAGGGGGCCCGTCGGATTGGCCGACACCCACTCCACGATCACCGGCGATTCGCCCGTGGTCGTGCCGCGACCCCACGCTTCGTCGGCGTCGACGATGCGGCCGACGGTGGCCGTGACCGCGTCTGCGGAGAGGCGGAAGTTCAGGAAGCCGGGACCGGCCACCTCCACCTCCGACACGCCCGCGGCATCGCGATCGAAGCGGTCGCGCAGCTCCTCGGCGATCTGTCGCGGGGCGCGGCGCAGAATGCCCGCGAGGGTCATGGCGACGTTGGTGGCCCAGTCCCCGTGTTCGGGGTCGCGCGGCCGCTCGAGATGCACGTCGGTGCGCGAGACCCCCATGTCGGCCAGGGCGGCTTCCAGCGCCTTCCGGATCGAATCTTCGGACACCGGTCAGTCGCTCGAACTCGAGGGGGAGGGCGGCGACGACGCGGAGTCGGACCCCGAAGACTTCGACTCCTTCGAGCCGCCCCCCGCGTCGGCCTGCGCCTTCTTCTTGTATTCCGGCGAGC contains the following coding sequences:
- the purM gene encoding phosphoribosylformylglycinamidine cyclo-ligase is translated as MADGGWSYRDAGVDLDAAERAKDRLKALVAETRDANTLSGLGLFGGLYSVPDDVEGPVLVSSADGVGTKLKVAFMAGRHDTVGQCLVNHCVNDILVQGARPLFFLDYLATGAMDETVVTEVVTGVAQACKENACSLLGGETAQMPDFYADDEYDLAGFIVGLVERGRILDGSAIAEGDVLLGLASSGLHTNGYTLARKIVFDHMGLRVDDEFPELERTVGEVLLDVHRSYLPLLWPLLQRDRLHGLAHITGGGIPGNLPRVLPEGLGAAVDRGSWTPPPLFRVLQRAGGVERDEMYRVFNMGIGMIAVVPPGEVAAVTAELEAAGEAVTVLGAIERGSGVRWTD
- a CDS encoding PfkB family carbohydrate kinase, whose protein sequence is MIPTPMSILVVGSVALDTVDTPFGSADRVLGGSANYFAAAASLFEAASVRMVGVVGADYPMADLDFLAGRGVDLTGIEQAAGESFSWKGRYHYDLNSRDTLWTRLGVFAEFQPRIPEAFRASKHVFLGNIDPVLQLDVLDQVESPELVACDTMNFWIEGSRDALLKLLARVDLIMVNDAEARQLADEPNLLKAARWIRERGPKWVVIKKGEHGAMLYADERIFFVPGFPLESVYDPTGAGDAFAGGFMGYLASAPTIDTTALRAAMVYGSATGSFAVEAFSVDRFRTLGIGEVARRVDDFREMTFFEHDTSTIHG
- the argS gene encoding arginine--tRNA ligase, which gives rise to MSEDSIRKALEAALADMGVSRTDVHLERPRDPEHGDWATNVAMTLAGILRRAPRQIAEELRDRFDRDAAGVSEVEVAGPGFLNFRLSADAVTATVGRIVDADEAWGRGTTTGESPVIVEWVSANPTGPLHAGHGRQAALGDAVCALLEWTGHEVHREFYYNDSGKQMDRLAESVRARYRQVCGDEVEVPEDGYQGEYVTDVARAFLEQEGDGYRLDDSQEALDAMRIFAVKALRRVQNDDLADFRVRFDRFYLESSLYAEGRVDDTVARLRETGLVYEHEGATWLRTTDFGDDKDRVMLRSDGTATYFLPDVAYHLTKWERGFHRAINVQGADHHGTVARVRAGLRALGLPEGYPEYLLHQMVRVEREGVEVKVSKRAGSYTTLRDLIDEVGVDVTRWFFLMRKAEGHLVFDMDAALDRSDKNPLYKVQYAHARMHSIFGKAGVDPGDVVTQGVDLGLLTDPHERDLIQQLAAFPEVVARASEGRAPHLVCDYLEQTAGAVNGWYHAGNPGRNPELAVLVADPALRSARLVLARAVQVVLRNGLTLLGLSAPTRMERGEAEAD